Proteins encoded within one genomic window of Candidatus Desulfofervidus auxilii:
- the rpsG gene encoding 30S ribosomal protein S7: MPRKGPVPRREILPDPKYGSVLVAKFINCMMRDGKKSVAESIFYDAMEIIAEKTGKNPLEVFEKAVENVKPILEVKSRRVGGATYQVPVEVRPERQVSLAIKWIIQSARARSERGMVKKLANELLDAYNNRGSAIKKKEDTHRMAEANRAFAHYRW, encoded by the coding sequence ATGCCAAGAAAAGGGCCTGTACCAAGACGAGAAATATTGCCTGATCCAAAATATGGAAGTGTGCTTGTTGCAAAGTTTATCAATTGTATGATGCGTGATGGCAAAAAAAGTGTTGCAGAATCCATTTTTTATGATGCAATGGAAATTATCGCTGAAAAGACAGGAAAAAACCCATTAGAAGTTTTTGAAAAGGCAGTGGAAAATGTTAAGCCTATATTAGAAGTAAAATCTCGTCGAGTAGGTGGAGCTACTTATCAAGTACCTGTAGAAGTAAGACCAGAAAGACAAGTTAGTTTAGCTATAAAATGGATTATTCAAAGTGCTAGAGCAAGGAGTGAAAGGGGAATGGTAAAAAAACTTGCAAATGAATTATTGGATGCTTATAACAACCGTGGTAGTGCTATAAAAAAGAAAGAAGATACCCATCGTATGGCAGAAGCAAACCGGGCATTTGCTCATTATAGGTGGTAA
- the rpsL gene encoding 30S ribosomal protein S12: MPTINQLVRYGREKVKKKSSAPALGSCPQKRGVCIRVYTTTPKKPNSALRKVCRVRLTNGMEVTAYIPGIGHNLQEHSVVLIRGGRIKDLPGVRYQVIRGALDAAGVQDRRKSRSRYGAKKPK; the protein is encoded by the coding sequence ATGCCAACAATTAATCAATTAGTTCGATATGGAAGAGAAAAAGTTAAAAAGAAAAGCTCTGCTCCAGCCCTTGGTAGCTGTCCACAGAAGCGTGGTGTATGTATACGTGTTTATACCACTACACCTAAAAAACCAAACTCTGCTTTAAGAAAAGTATGTCGTGTTCGTTTAACAAATGGTATGGAAGTTACTGCTTATATTCCTGGTATTGGCCATAACTTACAAGAACATTCAGTAGTATTAATCCGTGGTGGGCGTATTAAAGACTTACCTGGAGTTCGTTATCAAGTAATTCGTGGTGCATTAGATGCAGCAGGTGTTCAAGATAGACGAAAGAGTCGTTCACGTTATGGGGCTAAAAAACCAAAATAA